A window of Aricia agestis chromosome 3, ilAriAges1.1, whole genome shotgun sequence contains these coding sequences:
- the LOC121725649 gene encoding transmembrane emp24 domain-containing protein 3, which produces MLNLLFVVTILVGLLNGIFSKSVELTFELPDSAVECFYQEIEKNTSASLEYQVITGGQYDVDVKIEAPNKQILYQQQKMQYDSHQFTAEHTGVYKVCFSNEFSTFSHKLVYMEFNVGPEKKLPGVGDHATVLTQLETSAEEIHSALNRIIDHQTHHRLREAQGRKRAEDLNERVFWWSTGETLAIVCVAFAQVMILKNFFSDRPTLYNRM; this is translated from the exons atgttaaatttaCTATTTGTAGTAACAATACTAGTCGGCTTACTAAATGGTATATTTTCCAAGAGCGTAGAGCTCACGTTTGAGTTACCCGATAGCGCAGTGGAATGTTTTTATCAAGAAATTGAGAAAAATACATCAGCCTCTTTAGAATACcag GTTATTACAGGCGGTCAGTACGATGTTGACGTAAAAATTGAGGCTCCAAATAAACAGATTCTCTACCAACAGCAGAAAATGCAGTATGATTCCCACCAGTTCACTGCTGAACATACAG GTGTCTACAAAGTGTGTTTTAGCAATGAATTcagtacattttcccataaactGGTGTATATGGAGTTTAATGTTGGACCAGAGAAGAAGCTACCGGGAGTTGGAGATCATGCAACTGTCCTAACACag TTGGAGACTTCAGCTGAAGAAATCCACTCGGCGCTAAATAGAATCATCGACCATCAAACCCACCATAGGCTAAGAGAGGCTCAGGGCAGGAAGAGGGCAGAAGATCTCAATGAGAGAGTTTTCTGGTGGTCTACTGGCGAAACTTTAGCTATAGTGTGTGTGGCATTTGCCCAGGTTATGATcttaaaaaactttttcagTGACCGACCAACTTTATACAATAGAATgtaa